In Humulus lupulus chromosome 7, drHumLupu1.1, whole genome shotgun sequence, the following are encoded in one genomic region:
- the LOC133788228 gene encoding transcription factor RF2b-like: protein MQDPQSDSSNANPILPKSSPSSSSTHNNNGASPFKNTLAPLPAFAATSSSTMQADLSPNPNSGVTGGGGGHRRAHSEVTFRMPEDMMDLSSSDPFNAGGSSTASFEEIGSEDDLFYTYIDVEKLGGNGTGGNCADQSGGGEVKTEGNNGGGGGEGEKNWSGRPRHRHSSSVDGSSTSTSVFGEIMDAKKAMPPDKLAELWTIDPKRAKRILANRQSAARSKERKARYIQELERKVQTLQTEATTLSAQLTLFQRDTTGLSTENTELKLRLQAMEQQAQLRDALNEALKKEVERLKIATGEMMNHSESFNMGMHQMSYNSSNYFPVPQQGGHSGHQNMQLPFNHSQATMSAHHLQQSNSHNITEFLQNDPVGRLQGLDISNKGSSIVKSEGSSLSASESSATF, encoded by the exons atgcaAGATCCACAATCCGATTCCTCCAACGCAAACCCCATCTTACCAAaatcttctccttcttcttcttctacccaTAACAACAATGGCGCTTCTCCCTTCAAGAATACCTTAGCACCATTACCGGCATTCGCTGCCACATCCTCCTCCACAATGCAAGCTGATCTTAGCCCCAATCCCAATTCCGGTGTCACCGGAGGTGGAGGAGGACACAGGAGGGCGCACTCGGAAGTCACTTTTCGGATGCCGGAGGATATGATGGATCTGTCGTCGTCTGATCCGTTCAACGCCGGTGGATCGTCTACGGCTAGTTTTGAGGAGATCGGGTCGGAGGACGACCTGTTTTACACCTACATTGACGTTGAAAAGCTTGGTGGGAACGGTACCGGAGGAAACTGTGCGGATCAGAGTGGTGGTGGTGAGGTTAAAACGGAAGGCAATAATGGTGGTGGTGGCGGTGAGGGAGAGAAGAATTGGAGTGGGAGACCTAGGCATCGGCATAGCAGCTCGGTTGATGGGTCGTCGACGTCGACTAGTGTGTTTGGGGAGATTATGGATGCCAAGAAGGCTATGCCGCCTGATAAGCTTGCTGAACTTTGGACGATAGATCCCAAGCGTGCCAAAAG GATACTGGCTAATCGGCAGTCTGCTGCTCGCTCAAAGGAGAGGAAAGCTCGCTATATACAAGAACTTGAGCGAAAAGTTCAGACTCTTCAAACAGAAGCTACAACTCTATCTGCCCAACTCACACTCTTCCAG AGGGATACTACAGGACTGAGTACAGAAAACACAGAGCTTAAGCTTCGGTTACAAGCTATGGAGCAACAAGCTCAGTTACGTGACG CTCTGAATGAAGCACTTAAGAAGGAAGTTGAGAGGCTAAAGATTGCCACAGGGGAGATGATGAACCATTCTGAATCATTTAACATGGGAATGCATCAAATGTCATATAATTCATCAAATTATTTTCCAGTTCCACAACAGGGAGGACATTCTGGCCACCAAAACATGCAGTTGCCATTCAATCATTCCCAGGCTACCATGTCAGCTCACCATCTTCAACAATCAAATTCTCATAATATCACTGAATTTTTGCAGAACGATCCTGTTGGTCGGTTACAGGGACTTGACATCAGTAACAAAGGTTCATCTATTGTGAAGTCTGAAGGTTCCTCACTCTCTGCAAGTGAAAGTAGCGCCACATTTTGA
- the LOC133789689 gene encoding non-specific lipid-transfer protein 1-like yields MAHNNKLTGVLLSQVTVVVALMLAAAPGQVDAAANITCEQVTNWLTPCISYGVFGGTVAPECCQGIKDLNAAYYTKDDIRAACSCIQQGAAMIPGIDYDRINNIATLCGTSCPYKVYPSTDCSKVV; encoded by the exons ATGGCTCACAATAATAAGCTTACAGGAGTTCTACTTTCCCAAGTGACAGTAGTGGTGGCGTTGATGCTGGCAGCAGCTCCTGGCCAAGTAGACGCAGCGGCCAACATAACGTGCGAGCAGGTGACGAACTGGCTGACACCGTGCATAAGCTACGGCGTGTTCGGGGGAACGGTGGCGCCGGAGTGCTGCCAAGGAATTAAAGATCTGAATGCTGCTTACTATACAAAAGATGATATAAGGGCAGCTTGTAGTTGCATCCAGCAAGGCGCAGCTATGATCCCCGGCATCGACTATGATCGGATCAACAATATTGCTACCTTATGCGGCACTTCTTGCCCTTATAAAGTCTATCCTTCCACTGATTGCTCTaa GGTGGTTTGA